A window from Solanum stenotomum isolate F172 chromosome 5, ASM1918654v1, whole genome shotgun sequence encodes these proteins:
- the LOC125865946 gene encoding pyruvate decarboxylase 1-like — MDVKIGAIDTCKPPHTDVGCLPTVNAVTIHNPAVPFNSPESTLGRHIARRLVQVGVTDVFGVPGDFNLTLLDHLIDEPGLNFVGCCNELNAGYAADGYARARGVGACVVTFTVGGLSVLNAIAGAYSENLPLICIVGGPNSNDYGTNRILHHTIGLPDFTQELRCFQTVTCYQAVVNNLEDAHELIDTAISTSLKESKPVYISISCNLPGIPHPTFSREPVPFFISPRLSNKMGLEAAVEAAAEFLNKAVKPVIVGGPKMRVAKACDAFVELADASGYAVAVMPSAKGMVPEHHPHFIGTYWGAVSTAFCAEIVESADAYLFAGPIFNDYSSVGYSLLLKREKTINVQPDCVTVGNGPTFGCILMKDFLAALGKRLKLNPTAYKNYRRIYVPEGHPLKCEPKEALRINILFEHIQRMLSGDTVVIAETGDSWFNCQKLKLPKGCGYEFQMQYGSIGWSVGATLGYAQAAKEKRVIAFIGDGSFQVTAQDISTMLRCGQRTIIFLINNGGYTIEVEIHDGPYNVIKNWNYTGLVDAIHNGQGKCWTTKVCCEEELVEAIETATETKKDSLCFIEVIVHKDDTSKELLEWGSRVSAANSRPPNPQ, encoded by the exons ATGGACGTGAAGATCGGAGCAATTGACACGTGTAAACCACCGCACACCGACGTGGGCTGTTTACCGACGGTTAACGCCGTAACCATTCACAATCCAGCCGTTCCCTTCAACTCGCCAGAATCCACACTGGGTCGTCACATAGCACGCCGTTTAGTCCAAGTCGGGGTCACCGATGTTTTCGGTGTTCCTGGTGATTTCAACCTGACATTGCTGGATCACTTAATTGATGAACCTGGGCTTAATTTTGTTGGGTGTTGTAATGAGCTTAATGCTGGATACGCTGCTGATGGATATGCTAGAGCTCGTGGTGTTGGGGCATGTGTTGTGACTTTCACTGTTGGTGGACTTAGTGTTCTCAATGCTATTGCTGGTGCTTATAGTGAGAATCTTCCATTGATTTGTATTGTCGGTGGCCCTAATTCGAATGATTATGGAACTAACAGAATCCTTCATCATACTATTGGGTTGCCTGATTTTACTCAAGAACTTCGTTGCTTTCAAACTGTTACTTGCTACCAG GCTGTAGTGAATAACTTAGAAGATGCACATGAACTGATTGATACCGCGATCTCTACGTCGCTGAAAGAGAGTAAGCCAGTTTATATAAGCATAAGTTGTAACTTGCCAGGGATTCCACACCCTACTTTTAGCCGTGAACCTGTTCCATTTTTCATCTCTCCCAG ATTGAGTAATAAGATGGGTTTGGAAGCAGCAGTGGAGGCAGCTGCAGAGTTTTTAAACAAAGCTGTGAAACCAGTCATTGTGGGAGGGCCAAAAATGCGCGTTGCAAAGGCGTGCGATGCGTTTGTTGAATTAGCGGATGCAAGTGGATATGCTGTTGCAGTTATGCCATCAGCTAAGGGGATGGTTCCGGAGCACCATCCTCATTTCATTGGAACTTATTGGGGTGCAGTGAGTACGGCCTTCTGTGCTGAAATTGTGGAATCAGCTGATGCTTACTTGTTTGCTGGACCTATTTTTAATGACTATAGCTCTGTTGGGTATTCTCTGCTTCTTAAAAGAGAGAAAACCATCAATGTACAGCCGGATTGTGTGACTGTTGGTAATGGACCTACATTTGGTTGTATTCTAATGAAGGATTTCCTTGCTGCATTGGGCAAGAGGCTAAAGCTCAACCCGACTGCTTACAAGAATTATCGAAGGATTTATGTTCCAGAGGGACATCCTCTCAAGTGTGAGCCTAAAGAGGCATTGAGGATTAATATTCTCTTTGAGCACATTCAGAGGATGTTGTCCGGTGACACGGTTGTGATTGCTGAGACAGGGGATTCATGGTTCAATTGCCAGAAACTTAAACTGCCCAAGGGATGTGG GTACGAGTTCCAAATGCAGTATGGATCTATTGGTTGGTCTGTTGGGGCAACGCTTGGTTACGCACAAGCAGCAAAAGAAAAGAGGGTGATTGCTTTCATTGGTGATGGTAGTTTTCAG GTGACTGCTCAGGATATTTCAACAATGCTGCGATGTGGTCAGAGGACTATCATCTTCTTGATAAACAATGGTGGTTACACAATTGAAGTTGAGATTCACGACGGACCTTACAATGTGATCAAGAACTGGAATTACACTGGACTAGTCGATGCAATCCACAACGGGCAAGGAAAATGTTGGACAACAAAG GTTTGTTGCGAAGAGGAGCTTGTGGAAGCAATTGAAACTGCAACTGAAACAAAGAAAGATAGTTTGTGCTTCATCGAAGTGATTGTTCACAAGGATGACACTAGCAAAGAATTGCTTGAATGGGGTTCTAGAGTCTCAGCAGCTAATAGTCGTCCACCAAATCCTCAGTAA
- the LOC125864092 gene encoding wall-associated receptor kinase 2-like gives MSSTANHTDVWSFNSCGYAFLGEADHFRFQGLPDLGDDLNVDYFYERIKASVPHYTGLGGYRCSCDTGYQGNPYLNQGCKDIDECADHPNNSLCEKICLNTPGSYNCSCPHGYTGDGKKDGRGCIAPYNDEFPWIKFSAATWNTNSIRKRKLIEVREKFFQQNGGLLLKHRISTNDGGVKATKVFTADELKKATNNYANDRILGHGGHAIVYRGVLSDNRIVAIKKSRIVDESQIEQFINEMKFLXEYVSEGTLYEHIHSQRGAGWLNWKNRLRIAIVTATALAYLHSFASMPIIHRGVKSSNILLDHFSIAKVADFGASRLIPLDQTRVATLVQGTFGYLDPEYFFKSQLTDKSEVYSFGVVLAEPLTGLKPVSGDRNDEQKNLADYFVSSVDNNSLFQILDRRVLREGNLEQLQQMAELVKNCLQLHGEDRPTMKDVAIQLEGLRKVTGVSWCNQHLHEENDLSDLYTVPKDAYGETPNSDSSRIMHPAYNPS, from the exons ATGTCTAGCACAGCAAACCATACCGACGTTTGGTCCTTTAATTCATGTGGGTATGCATTTCTGGGTGAGGCAGATCACTTTCGTTTCCAGGGCTTGCCAGATCTAGGTGATGATCTAaatgttgattatttttatGAGAGGATTAAGGCAAGTGTCCCCCATT ATACTGGTCTTGGTGGCTACCGCTGCAGCTGTGATACAGGTTATCAGGGCAATCCTTATCTCAATCAAGGCTGCAAAG ATATTGATGAATGTGCTGATCATCCAAATAACAGCTTGTGTGAAAAGATCTGTTTAAATACCCCAGGAAGTTACAACTGTTCTTGTCCCCATGGATATACTGGTGATGGCAAAAAGGATGGTCGTGGTTGTATAGCTCCCTACAATGATGAGTTCCCATGGATCAAGTTCTCCGCAG CAACTTGGAATACAAACTC AATCAGGAAAAGGAAATTGATTGAAGTTAGGGAGAAATTCTTCCAACAAAATGGTGGCTTATTATTGAAACACAGAATCTCCACTAATGACGGTGGTGTGAAAGCAACAAAAGTATTCACAGCGGATGAGCTCAAGAAAGCTACAAACAATTATGCCAATGACAGAATTCTTGGTCATGGTGGCCATGCTATTGTATATAGAGGTGTGCTGAGTGATAATCGCATAGTTGCAATTAAAAAATCCAGAATTGTGGATGAGAGCCAAATTGAGCAGTTTATCAATGAG ATGAAGTTCCTTNATGAGTATGTCTCTGAAGGAACTCTATATGAGCACATTCACAGTCAACGTGGAGCGGGTTGGTTAAATTGGAAAAATCGGTTGAGAATTGCCATAGTGACAGCCACTGCACTTGCTTACCTTCATTCATTTGCCTCGATGCCTATAATTCATCGAGGTGTCAAGTCTTCCAACATATTGTTAGATCACTTTTCCATAGCTAAAGTGGCTGATTTTGGAGCTTCAAGGCTCATCCCTCTGGATCAAACACGTGTAGCTACATTAGTTCaaggtacatttgggtacttggATCctgaatattttttcaaaagtcaattgaCAGATAAAAGTGAAGTTTACAGCTTTGGAGTAGTTCTGGCAGAACCTCTAACAGGGTTAAAGCCAGTTTCTGGAGATAGAAATGACGAGCAAAAGAATTTGGCTGATTATTTTGTTTCGTCCGTGGATAACAATAGCttatttcaaattcttgatcGTCGAGTTTTGCGAGAAGGGAATCTTGAGCAACTTCAACAGATGGCTGAGCTAGTGAAGAACTGTCTTCAGTTGCACGGAGAAGATAGGCCTACAATGAAGGACGTGGCTATTCAACTTGAGGGTTTGAGGAAGGTAACTGGAGTCTCTTGGTGTAATCAACACCTACACGAAGAGAATGATTTATCAGATCTTTACACAGTTCCAAAAGATGCCTATGGAGAAACCCCCAATTCAGATAGTTCTCGTATCATGCATCCTGCATACAATCCAAGTTGA